The region GCCACCACCCCCGTCACGGTCGCGTCGTTCCTGCTGCTGTCGGCGCCCATGGTCACCGTGGCCACCGTCCTGGCCGGGACCGCGTTCACCGCCGCGGGGTGGAGCGACCCGGTGTCCGTGGTCGCCTTCGCGCTCATCGCCCCGGCACTGTGCGCCCCCATGAACGTCATCGGGTCCCGGGTCCAGCAGATCCAGGGCGCGGCCGCCGCGGCGGCCCGGGTCGCCGGGCTGCTGGCGGTCCCCCCGCTCCCCGAGGGGGAGGGCGGTGTTCCGCGCGACGCCCGCGTGGTCTTCGACGGCGTGCGCTTCGCCTACCCGGCCCAGGACGGCCGCGAGGCCGAGGAAGTGCTGCGCGGCGTCGACCTGGTGCTGGAGCCCGGCACGGTCACGGCGCTGGTCGGACCCTCCGGGGCGGGCAAGACCACCCTGGCCACCCTCCCGGCCCGGTTCCACGACCCCACCGCCGGATCGGTCTCCCTCGGCGGGGTCGACCTGCGCGACCTGCCCTCCGAGGAGCTGTACCGCAACGTCGGGTTCGTCTTCCAGGAGGTCCGCCTGCTGCGCGAGTCCGTGGCCGACAACATCGCCCTGGGCCGGCCCGGCGCCTCCCGTGCCGACGTCGAGGCCGCCGCCCGGGCGGCCCGGATCGCCGACCGCATCGAACGGCTGCCCCGCGGCTACGACTCCGTGGTGGGGGAGGACGCCGAACTCTCCGGCGGAGAGGCGCAACGGGTGTCCATCGCCCGGCTGATCCTGGCCGACCCCGCCGTCCTGGTCCTGGACGAGGCCACCGCCGCGGTGGACCCCGTCGCCGAGGCCGACATCCAGGACGCCCTCGGGGAACTCGCCCGGGGCCGCACCGTCCTGGTCATCGCCCACCGGCTGGCCACCGTCGCCGGGGCCGACCGCATCGCCGTCATGGAATCCGGCCGGATCGTCGAGTCGGGCACCCACGACGGGCTCCTCGCCCGCAGGGAACGCTACGCGGCCCTGTGGAGCGCACAGAACGACGGCGGCGAACAGGGAGAAGAACAGTGATCCGCGACCTCCTCAGGGCCATGGGCCCCGGGCACGCCCGCCCCATGGCGGCGGCCCTCGCGCTCACCACAGGCGTGTCCGCCCTCCAGGGCGTGGTGTTCGCGCTCCTGGTCCCCGTCCTGCAACGCCTGCTCGGGCCCGACCCGTCCGCGGCCGCGCCCTGGGCCCTCGTCCTCGCCGCGGTCACCGCCGTGTACGCGGTGCTGCGGTCGGCCGGCCTCTACGTGAACTTCCGGGTGGGGAGCACCATCTCCCGCGCCCTGCACCACCGGCTCGGCGACCACGTGGTCCGGCTGCCCCTGGGATGGTTCACCGGGGCCCGGCGCGGGGAGCTCAACCGCATCGCCACCGACGGCGTCTCGCGGACCACGAACCTGCCCGTCCACACCTACCCCCCGCTCGCCGACGCCGTCGTCACCCCCGTGGTGGCGGTCGCGGCCCTGGCCCTCTTCGACTGGCGGCTGGGCCTGGCCTGCGCCGCGTGCCTGGTGGTCCTGTGGATGGTCTTCACCCTGACCTCGGACGCCGTGGGGCGCGGCGACGCCGCCCGGGACGCCGCGGCCGACGAGGCCGCCGACCGGGTGGTGGAGTACGCCCGGTCCCAGCCGGTGCTGCGCGCCTTCGGCCGCACGGAGCAGGGCCGGGCGGGCCTGGACCGGGCCCTGGAGGCCGAGCACGCCACCGCCCGCACACTGCTCTTCAAAGCGGTCCCGGCCCTGGTCGCCTACGCGTTCGCGGTGCGCCTGGCCCTGACCCTGGTCCTGGCCCTGGTGGTGTACCGGGTGCTCGGCGGCGACCTGTCCGCCGCCACGGCGGTCGCGCTGACCGTGCTGGTCGTCAGGTTCGTCCACCCGCTGTCGGCGGCCGCCGAGCACGGGGCCTCGCTGCGGATGGCGGTCAACGGGCTGGCCCGGATCAACGCCGTACTGGACGCCCGCCCCCTGCCCGAGCCCGAGGCGCCCGTCGCCCCGCAGGGGTCCCTGGTCGAGTTCGACGACGTCCGCTTCTCCTACACCCCCGGCGGGGAGAAGGTCCTGGACGGGGTGTCCTTCCGGGCCGGACCCGGCTCCCTGACCGCGCTCGTGGGCCCCTCCGGCGGGGGCAAGAGCACCGCCGCCCGGCTGCTGGCCCGCTTCCACGACGTCGACGCGGGCCGGGTGCGCGTGGGCGGGGCCGACGTCCGCGACATCGGCGGCGAGGAGCTGTCCCGGCGGGTGGCCGTGGTCTTCCAGGACGTGTACCTGTTCGACGCCACCATCGCCGACAACGTGCGCGTCGCCGACCCCGGTGCCACCGACGGGGACCTCGAACGCGTCGCGGCCCGCTCCGGCCTGGACCGGGTCGTCGCCGAACTCCCCGACGGCTGGAACACCCCGGTGGGGGAGGGCGGCGCCTCCCTGTCGGGCGGCCAGCGCCAGCGGGTCTCGATCGCCCGCGCCCTGCTCAAGGACGCGCCGATCGTGGTCCTGGACGAGGCGTCGGCGGCGCTGGACGCCGAGAACGAGGCGCTGCTCACCCGGACCGCCGTCGAACTTGCGGGGGAGGGGCGCACCGTCCTGGTGATCGCCCACCGCCCCGCCACGGTGGCGGCCGCCGACCACATCGTCTTCCTCGACGGCGGACGCGTCGCGGAACAGGGGTCCCCCGACGAACTCCTCGCCCTGGACGGCCGCCACGCCGCCTACATCCGGGCCCGCGAACGGGCCCGCGGATGGCGGATCACCGCCGACCGCGCCTGACCCCGACCCTCTCCCACTCCCCTGGAGGACCGAGCCCATGACCTCGCCCGTTCCCGACGCCCCCGACGCCCCGGACACGACCGCGGACGGCGCGCCCGCCGCCTTCCCCCTCGCCCGCTCCTGCCCCTTCTCCCCGCCCGACGGGTACGCGCCCATGCGCGAGAAGGGCGGCCTCACCAAGGCCGTCATCCCCAGCGGCAAGGAGGTCTGGCTCGTCACCGGCTTCCAGGACGTGCGCACCGCGCTGTCCCACCCGGCGGCCGGCTCCGACGCCCGCCACCCGGCGTTCCCCGCCCTCGGGGACGGCGAACAGGCCGTGGCCGCGGAACTGCGGCCCTTC is a window of Nocardiopsis changdeensis DNA encoding:
- a CDS encoding ABC transporter ATP-binding protein — translated: MTVDDTATGTAAVPPAPPEAGPEARPPSPLTVLLGPVRGRVATAAALQGAAGALGLVPLVCIVEIARALLEAGPADPGRLWTQIGLALAGAVASLLAGAASALVGHLADNDMQLAVRRSLAAHLSRVPLGWFSGRGSGRVKKALHDDIAEVHSLVAHTLPDLAAVVAVPVAALAYLLLVDWRLGLVAVALIAAGILLFARAMAGGTAKLAEAARAMGDINAAAVEFVEGIQVVKHFGGHRRAHERFLRAADAYADFFASWSRATTPVTVASFLLLSAPMVTVATVLAGTAFTAAGWSDPVSVVAFALIAPALCAPMNVIGSRVQQIQGAAAAAARVAGLLAVPPLPEGEGGVPRDARVVFDGVRFAYPAQDGREAEEVLRGVDLVLEPGTVTALVGPSGAGKTTLATLPARFHDPTAGSVSLGGVDLRDLPSEELYRNVGFVFQEVRLLRESVADNIALGRPGASRADVEAAARAARIADRIERLPRGYDSVVGEDAELSGGEAQRVSIARLILADPAVLVLDEATAAVDPVAEADIQDALGELARGRTVLVIAHRLATVAGADRIAVMESGRIVESGTHDGLLARRERYAALWSAQNDGGEQGEEQ
- a CDS encoding ABC transporter ATP-binding protein → MIRDLLRAMGPGHARPMAAALALTTGVSALQGVVFALLVPVLQRLLGPDPSAAAPWALVLAAVTAVYAVLRSAGLYVNFRVGSTISRALHHRLGDHVVRLPLGWFTGARRGELNRIATDGVSRTTNLPVHTYPPLADAVVTPVVAVAALALFDWRLGLACAACLVVLWMVFTLTSDAVGRGDAARDAAADEAADRVVEYARSQPVLRAFGRTEQGRAGLDRALEAEHATARTLLFKAVPALVAYAFAVRLALTLVLALVVYRVLGGDLSAATAVALTVLVVRFVHPLSAAAEHGASLRMAVNGLARINAVLDARPLPEPEAPVAPQGSLVEFDDVRFSYTPGGEKVLDGVSFRAGPGSLTALVGPSGGGKSTAARLLARFHDVDAGRVRVGGADVRDIGGEELSRRVAVVFQDVYLFDATIADNVRVADPGATDGDLERVAARSGLDRVVAELPDGWNTPVGEGGASLSGGQRQRVSIARALLKDAPIVVLDEASAALDAENEALLTRTAVELAGEGRTVLVIAHRPATVAAADHIVFLDGGRVAEQGSPDELLALDGRHAAYIRARERARGWRITADRA